In the Gloeocapsa sp. DLM2.Bin57 genome, one interval contains:
- a CDS encoding M48 family peptidase, whose product MLKFWERGKNRWLSLLLSVTFFVMVTVGYRTPSYSNPWLDILIQGIQILQISQLSDSQEVELGKEINQQLLTQNNLRVNRNPQLNRYLNSIGQRIARTSDRPSLPYTFQIIDDDSVNAFATMGGFVYINTGLMVKATNEAELASVVAHEVGHIVGRHALKAIQRRAIASGLMRATGLEESDAIRLGIEVGFNLPRSRENELEADQFGLNNLQKAGYAPIAMVTFMETLLKYSGGSNLAILSTHPATQDRIVLLREQLNPNTASRGDGLNPREYQRQIRSLF is encoded by the coding sequence CGCGGTAAAAATCGTTGGCTCTCTTTGTTACTATCAGTAACTTTTTTTGTTATGGTCACTGTTGGCTATCGAACACCTAGCTATAGTAATCCTTGGTTGGATATTCTGATACAAGGTATTCAAATTCTGCAAATTTCCCAACTCTCCGATAGTCAAGAGGTAGAATTGGGTAAAGAAATTAATCAGCAATTATTAACCCAAAACAATCTCAGGGTAAATCGCAACCCTCAATTAAATCGTTACCTCAATAGTATTGGACAAAGAATAGCCAGAACTAGTGATCGTCCCTCACTCCCTTATACATTTCAAATTATTGACGATGACTCTGTTAACGCTTTTGCTACCATGGGAGGGTTTGTTTATATCAATACTGGTTTAATGGTTAAAGCTACTAATGAAGCTGAATTAGCTAGTGTAGTAGCTCACGAAGTAGGACACATAGTAGGTCGTCATGCTCTAAAAGCAATTCAAAGAAGAGCGATCGCCTCTGGGTTAATGAGAGCAACGGGATTAGAAGAAAGTGACGCCATTAGGTTAGGAATAGAGGTAGGTTTTAATTTACCCCGTAGTCGGGAAAATGAGCTAGAAGCAGATCAATTCGGCTTAAATAATCTGCAAAAAGCTGGATATGCTCCCATTGCTATGGTTACCTTTATGGAAACATTATTAAAATATTCTGGGGGGAGTAATTTAGCGATACTGAGTACCCATCCTGCGACACAAGATCGAATTGTTTTACTTAGAGAACAACTTAACCCTAATACAGCTAGTCGGGGAGATGGTTTAAACCCCCGAGAGTATCAACGTCAAATCCGTAGTTTATTCTAG
- a CDS encoding serine/threonine protein phosphatase: MSQRRIVIGDVHGHYYALMSLLEAIAPSQEDKIYFLGDLIDRGPHSAQVVQFLMDNQYPCLLGNHEKMLLDAIGDGKVLRDELHIWLYCGGYATLESYQNNIPQEHVNWLKALPLYLDLGDIWLVHAGLDPKLTIEEQSSEQFCWIRKPFHGMSEPYFNDKLIVTGHTITFTLPGVKPGKIARGRGWIDIETGAYHPRSGWLTAFDVDNEKIHQINTKDRVYRCLTLQQAIIDIDPSKISQKVTEDDLE; encoded by the coding sequence ATGTCTCAGCGTCGGATTGTTATTGGTGACGTTCACGGTCATTACTACGCTCTTATGAGCTTACTAGAAGCGATCGCCCCTAGTCAAGAAGATAAAATTTATTTTCTTGGTGATTTAATTGACCGTGGTCCTCATAGTGCCCAAGTGGTACAGTTTTTAATGGATAATCAATATCCATGTTTATTGGGTAATCATGAAAAAATGTTACTCGATGCTATTGGTGATGGTAAAGTCCTACGGGATGAGTTACATATATGGCTTTATTGTGGTGGTTATGCTACCTTAGAAAGCTATCAAAACAATATACCTCAAGAACACGTTAACTGGTTAAAAGCTTTACCATTATATTTAGATTTAGGGGATATTTGGTTAGTCCACGCGGGATTAGATCCTAAACTAACTATTGAGGAACAATCCTCAGAGCAGTTTTGCTGGATTAGAAAACCCTTTCATGGGATGAGTGAGCCTTATTTTAATGATAAATTAATTGTGACAGGACACACGATTACCTTTACCCTACCTGGAGTCAAACCTGGTAAAATCGCTAGGGGGAGAGGTTGGATTGATATTGAAACAGGAGCTTATCACCCTCGTAGTGGTTGGTTAACCGCTTTTGACGTTGATAACGAGAAAATCCACCAAATCAATACTAAAGACAGGGTTTATCGTTGTCTTACTCTGCAACAGGCGATTATTGATATCGATCCTAGTAAAATTAGTCAGAAAGTAACTGAAGATGATCTAGAATAA
- a CDS encoding tRNA-(ms[2]io[6]A)-hydroxylase — protein sequence MLLPTTTKINIIKKPTSSGWINQALNNLEIILLDHSHCERKAAGVALNFLFRYPSYHELVRQLTAIAKEELEHFELVNQWLERLDIPLGPLKPSPYGAKLKDQISKQEPERFLDSLLVAALIEARSHERLGLLAQFCPNPELASFYRGLMVSEARHYGIYWLLAHHYFEKEKVNQRLEELAFIESEILANLYPEARIHS from the coding sequence ATGTTGTTGCCAACAACTACTAAGATCAATATTATCAAAAAACCCACTAGTTCTGGTTGGATCAACCAAGCTCTTAACAATCTAGAGATAATTTTACTGGATCATTCCCATTGTGAGCGCAAAGCGGCAGGAGTTGCCCTTAATTTTTTGTTTCGTTATCCTTCCTATCACGAGTTAGTTAGACAGTTAACAGCGATCGCCAAAGAAGAATTAGAGCATTTTGAGTTAGTTAACCAATGGTTAGAGCGTTTAGATATTCCCCTAGGACCTTTAAAACCTTCTCCCTATGGTGCTAAGCTTAAAGACCAGATTAGTAAACAAGAACCAGAAAGATTCCTTGATTCTCTATTAGTTGCTGCCTTGATTGAAGCGCGCTCTCATGAGAGATTAGGATTATTAGCCCAATTTTGCCCTAATCCCGAACTAGCTAGCTTTTATCGTGGTTTAATGGTCTCAGAAGCCCGTCACTATGGTATTTATTGGCTGTTAGCTCATCATTACTTTGAGAAAGAAAAGGTTAATCAACGTTTAGAGGAATTAGCCTTCATTGAAAGTGAGATCCTAGCTAATCTTTACCCTGAAGCGAGAATTCACAGTTAA
- a CDS encoding type II toxin-antitoxin system HicB family antitoxin: protein MKGEFTAIIEKASEGGYWAICPEIPGANAPGESKEFLAQKILKKMPKTSNRST from the coding sequence ATGAAAGGAGAATTTACAGCAATTATTGAAAAAGCCTCTGAGGGAGGATATTGGGCTATTTGTCCAGAAATACCAGGAGCAAATGCTCCTGGTGAAAGTAAGGAGTTTTTGGCACAAAAGATTCTCAAAAAGATGCCTAAGACGAGCAATCGCTCCACTTAA